In a single window of the Rhizoctonia solani chromosome 16, complete sequence genome:
- a CDS encoding dynactin subunit 5 yields the protein MPAIKDKYAIHSKAVVCLDADLKGDVTIGSGTVVHPKATIFAMAGPIIIGAGCIIEEAVIIVNRRKETMRIGDSNLLEIGCRIECPSIGDMNTVGARSRLHHTVRLGNYCVIGAGCMVVPSEDDVLDDFTVVYGPTAERRTWSGRGKIQEADLRQKHVEYLREMLPKFNRLRRTDNA from the exons ATGCCAGCCAT CAAAGACAAATATGCTATCCATTCCAAGGCTGTCGTATGTTTAGACGCTGATCTCAAGGGAGATGTTACTATTGGTTCAG GCACAGTTGTTCACCCCAAGGCCACCATATTCGCAATGGCAGGCCCGATCATTATCGGTGCGGGCTGTATTATCGAAGAGGCTGTTATCATAGTCAATAG GCGTAAGGAAACCATGAGAATCGGAGATTCGAACCTACTCGAGATTGGTTGTC GCATCGAATGCCCTTCTATAGGAGATATGAACACTGTTGGTGCACGCTCTCGACTTCATCATACTGTCCGACTGGGAAACTACTGCGTGATAGGAGCGGGATGCATGGTTGTACCTTCCGAGGACGACGTATTGGATGACTTTACCGTTGTCTATGGACCGACGGCCGAACGACGCACCTGGAGCGGACGGGGGAAAATCCAGGAGGCCGACTTGCGCCAAAAGCACGTCGAGTATTTGCGAGAGATGTTGCCCAAGTTCAACAGATTAAGGCGCACTGACAATGCATAA
- a CDS encoding dynein heavy chain, cytoplasmic, translated as MASGLDTPELYTNGTNGTPVLNSDAALPIPPAPASSFDPAQFRTYLLALLPPVIGATVDEIEATLFDSEFDEKLTRFAAEGVEAIYIVKTRAGEPEEDATPTYSYTLTQQLQYNSSNVTTLALIKRTPTLDTLLPLAPQLHILNLFGGDETPYESLHAVVSQAVKPWFDAFVGARGSGKDGDGKMGIPVTKKKFAELELSLLHLQQNVEIPETHLIIHPSIQKAVDHAHATNTPVHIDLIPGSTLSDSSFLNTLQAHVNTWIKSIQGVTKLTRDVSSGTASQEINFWLSLERALEGIETQLRGDEVQLVMECLRNAKRFRATVSFIADTGLKEATDIVHKYNQLMKEFPLNELLSATDLDKIHDALYQVFGHINRKLRLSPYPIRRALPLVEAISRDFNDQLLRVLTSHRLTYAPYETFDRLLKQTQEIFRAWDDLIKEFTNVAREVTRRRSEKFIPIKVQPAHAKLMERTRYLRDWRKQHEQLAVMTGPTKGLGGIGKDVGGMDMEEEVKEAYEIVKGIDVLDVSTEGTEIWVTAENAYNERVARVENQIISRLRDRLGTARNANEMFRVFSKFNALFVRPKIRGAIQEYQTQLIESVKEDIKRLHDKFKTQYRYSDTYHMSQMRDLPPIAGAIIWARQIERQLNTYMTRVQDVLGKSWELYAEGQKLQAESTSFRKKLDTRPVYEAWLHDINRRDMNINGRLFEIIRLRGGGFQLTVNFDPQIITLFKEVRNLLWLGFQVPHTTSNLAKDAKRVYPHAVSLMETVRTYAQTLDLVEANKGIEMLVAEYRNEVQRMITRGMALRWDFFVNTYDSHRFHGYANLDNWVAELDAKIEALLLVRLTHIIQLWCTEFDRTEEDEPRREAIEGNLTLKPIVHEIRIQNQVIFLDPPIEYARGIWIRQLHSWLGVVCGLRRIQSSRYEIGLQMQGAMVVDTTYTGLLTRLNESTLVRPFDLVETKVQQVKEYVAKWLQFQSLWDLEAEYVFTRLGDSLANWQQLLTEIKRTRQTFDNSDTQRSFGVCVIDYEQVQARVNAKYDSWQRDILQRFGVKLANEMKEMHAAITKARHDMEQQSMRF; from the exons ATGGCGTCGGGGCTCGACACGCCTGAACTCTATACAAACGGAACAAATGGAACGCCAGTGCTTAACTCAGACGCGGCTTTACCGATCCCTCCCGCCCCTGCATCGTCTTTTGATCCTGCCCAGTTTCGTACTTATCTGCTTGCCTTGCTTCCACCCGTAATTGGTGCTACAGTAGACGAAATTGAAGCCACACTATTCGACTCTGAATTTGATGAAAAATTGACGCGCTTTGCTGCAGAAGGTGTCGAAGCCATTTATATTGTTAAAACCCGAGCGGGAGAACCTGAAG AGGATGCAACCCCGACATATTCCTACACGCTCACACAACAACTGCAATACAATTCGAGCAACGTAACTACGCTAGCACTTATTAAGCGCACGCCCACCCTGGATACCTTGCTTCCCCTTGCACCACAGTTGCATATCCTGAATCTTTTTGGTGGGGATGAGACTCCCTATGAGAGTTTGCATGCAGTAGTGAGCCAAGCCGTTAAGCCTTGGTTCGATGCGTTCGTTGGAGCACGTGGTAGTGGCAAGGATGGAGATGGGAAAATGG GAATACCCGTGACCAAGAAGAAGTTTGCAGAGCTTGAACTATCTCTGTTGCATCTCCAACAGAATGTCGAAATTCCTGAAACTCATCTCATTATTCACCCAAGCATTCAAAAAGCCGTCGACCAT GCACACGCGACCAACACACCTGTGCACATCGATCTTATTCCTGGTAGTACTCTCAGCGACAGTTCATTCCTTAATACACTCCAGGCTCACGTAAATACCTGGATCAAGTCTATCCAAGGTGTTACAAAACTCACGCGTGACGTTTCTTCGGGTACTGCATCGCAAGAAATCAACTTTTGGTTGAGTCTCGAACGTGCTCTAGAAGGGATCGAGACGCAGCTCCGTGGTGATGAGGTTCAGCTTGTTATGGAATGCCTTCGCAACGCGAAACGTTTCCGAGCAACTGTCAGTTTCATTGCGGATACAGGGTTGAAGGAGGCCACAGATATCGTGCACAAGTATAACCAACTGATGAAGGAGTTCCCTCTGAACGAACTATTATCCGCAACGGACTTGGATAAGATTCATGATGCACTTTACCAGGTTTTTGGACACATCAACAGGAAGCTGCGTCTTTC TCCTTATCCCATCCGACGTGCTCTCCCACTCGTAGAAGCCATCTCCCGTGACTTTAACGACCAACTCCTCCGTGTCCTTACATCTCATCGTCTTACCTATGCACCATACGAAACATTTGATAGGTTGCTCAAACAGACTCAAGAAATCTTCCGTGCTTGGGACGACCTGATCAAGGAATTCACTAATGTTGCGCGCGAGGTAACACGTCGTCGCTCCGAGAAATTCATCCCGATCAAGGTGCAGCCAGCCCATGCCAAGCTCATGGAACGCACGCGATATCTAAGGGATTGGAGGAAGCAACACGAGCAGCTTGCTGTAATGACCGGGCCTACCAAGGGGCTTGGAGGGATCGGCAAAGACGTTGGTGGGATGGATATGGAGGAGGAAGTCAAGGAAGCGTATGAGATTGTGAAAGGGATTGATGTTTTGGATGTCTCAACTG AGGGTACTGAAATTTGGGTCACCGCCGAGAATGCGTACAACGAACGTGTGGCGCGTGTCGAAAATCAGATCATTTCCCGGCTGCGCGACCGACTCGGGACGGCGCGCAATGCGAACGAAATGTTCCGTGTATTTTCGAAATTTAACGCGCTCTTTGTGCGCCCAAAG ATTCGGGGTGCCATCCAAGAATACCAAACGCAATTGATCGAATCCGTAAAGGAGGACATTAAACGACTTCATGACAAG TTCAAAACTCAATACCGCTACTCTGACACATACCATATGTCTCAAATGCGAGACCTTCCGCCTATCGCGGGTGCCATTATCTGGGCGCGACAAATTGAAAGACAGCTCAATACTTACATGACTCGCGTACAAGACGTCTTGGGAAAGAGTTGGGAACTCTATGCCGAGGGCCAGAAGCTTCAAGCCGAGTCAACCTCGTTTCGTAAAAAGCTCGATACTAGACCGGTATATGAAGCTTGGCTGCATGATATTAATCGCCGCGATATGAACATCAACGGTCGACTGTTTGAAATCATCCGTCTTCGTGGAGGGGGGTTCCAGCTCACTGTCAATTTCGATCCTCAAATTATTACACTGTTCAAGGAGGTCCGGAATTTGTTGTGGTTGGGTTTCCAGGTGCCGCATACAACAAGCAATCTAGCCAAGGATGCGAAGCGTGTATACCCACATGCCGTGAGCTTGATGGAGACCGTGCGGACGTATGCCCAGACTCTGGATCTCGTGGAAGCCAACAAGGGGATCGAGATGTTGGTTGCTGAATACAGGAATGAAGTTCAGAGGATGATCACTCGTG GAATGGCACTGCGCTGGGACTTTTTCGTTAACACATACGACTCACACAGATTCCATG GCTACGCAAACCTCGACAATTGGGTTGCTGAGCTTGATGCCAAGATTGAAGCCCTGTTACTCGTTCGGTTGACACACATTATCCAACTCTGGTGCACTGAATTTGATCGCACCGAAGAGGACGAGCCCAGACGTGAA GCTATCGAGGGCAACTTGACACTCAAGCCGATCGTCCACGAGATTCGCATTCAGAACCAGGTTATTTTCTTAGACCCACCCATTGAGTATGCGCGTGGCATCTGGATACGACAGTTGCACTCCTGGTTGG GTGTGGTCTGTGGTTTACGCAGGATTCAGAGCTCGCGATATGAGATTGGGCTACAGATGCAGGGAGCAATGGTAGTTGACACTACCTACACCGGCTTG TTGACTCGCCTGAACGAATCGACCCTGGTTCGGCCATTCGACCTCGTCGAGACCAAGGTGCAACAAGTCAAGGAGTACGTCGCCAAATGGCTTCAATTCCAATCCCTCTGGGATCTCGAAGCCGAATATGTCTTTACGCGACTTGGAGACTCGCTCGCCAACTGGCAGCAGCTCTTGACCGAAATCAAGCGTACACGACAAACATTCGACAACTCGGACACTCAACGCAGCTTTGGCGTGTGTGTGATTGATTATGAGCAAGTCCAGGCTCGTGTCAATGCCAAGTATGACTCTTGGCAGAGAGATATTCTGCAGAGGTTCGGAGTGAAACTCGCGAATGAGATGAAAGAAATGCATGCAGCGATTACCAAGGCTCGCCATGATATGGAGCAGCAAAGCATGCGATTCTGA
- a CDS encoding glycopeptide protein, protein MYSFSTLFSTLAVALVASVGVQAERHVVHFDNRCGYGTPTLIQGGRVLSTGGDYVSNGPLVAAIAYLQTGACGFNGENCSLLETTLKNPTCAGCGSSTDVSLIPPHKFSVTTGFGYYNGQVGGMLPGGAFCTPTDYQSQRQCQANDVNLASLSAPEGYEPVGGAG, encoded by the exons ATGTACAGCTTCTCCACCCTCTTCTCCACTCTCGCCGTCGCCCTCGTCGCTTCCGTCGGCGTCCAAGCGGAGCGTCACGTCGTCCACTTTGACAACCGATGCGGATACGGTACC CCGACCTTGATCCAAGGCGGTCGCGTGCTGTCCACCGGCGGCGACTACGTCAGCAACGGCCCGCTCGTCGCCGCCATCGCATACCTCCAGACCGGAGCATGCGGGTTCAACGGCGAGAACTGCTCGCTGCTCGAGACGACGCTGAAGAACCCGACGTGCGCCGGCTGCGGGTCTAGCACGGACGTGTCGCTGATCCCGCCGCACAAGTTCTCGGTGACGACTGGGTTCGGGTACTACAATGG GCAAGTCGGCGGGATGCTGCCTGGCGGTGCGTTCTGCACTCCGACGGACTACCAGTCGCAGCGACAGTGCCAGGCCAACGAC GTGAACCTGGCATCACTTTCTGCGCCTGAGGGGTATGAACCAGTCGGTGGAGCAGGATAG